One Symphalangus syndactylus isolate Jambi chromosome 20, NHGRI_mSymSyn1-v2.1_pri, whole genome shotgun sequence DNA segment encodes these proteins:
- the TMEM97 gene encoding sigma intracellular receptor 2 — protein MGAPATRRCVEWLLGLYFLSHIPITLFMDLQAVLPRELYPVEFRNLLKWYAKEFKDPLLQEPPAWFKSFLFCELVFQLPFFPIATYAFLKGSCKWIRTPAIIYSVHTMTTLIPILSTFLFEDFSKASGFKGQRPETLHERLTLVSVYAPYLLIPLVLLIFMLRSPYYKYEEKRKKK, from the exons ATGGGAGCTCCAGCAACCAGGCGCTGCGTGGAGTGGCTGCTGGGCCTCTACTTCCTCAGCCACATCCCCATCACCCTGTTCATGGACCTGCAGGCGGTGCTGCCGCGCGAGCTCTACCCAGTCGAG tttagaAACCTGCTGAAGTGGTATGCTAAGGAGTTCAAAGACCCGCTGCTACAGGAGCCCCCAGCCTGGTTTAAGTCCTTTCTGTTTTGCGAGCTTGTGTTTCAGCTGCCTTTCTTTCCCATTGCAACGTATGCCTTCCTCAAAG GAAGCTGCAAGTGGATTCGAACTCCTGCAATCATCTACTCTGTTCACACCATGACGACCTTAATTCCGATACTCTCCACATTTCTGTTTGAGGATTTCTCCAAAGCCAGTGGTTTCAAGGGACAAAGACCTGAGACTTTGCATGAACGGTTAACCCTTGTATCTGTCTATGCCCCCTACTTACTCATCCCATTAgtacttttaattttcatgttgCGGAGCCCCTACTACAAGtatgaggagaaaagaaaaaaaaaatga